A window of Nonomuraea angiospora genomic DNA:
GCCTTCTGCCAGATGTCGGCCATCGCCTCTCCTGCCGTAGGCCAGGCAAGGGAGCGAGGGTGAGCAGGCCGCAGCCGTAGGACTTGGCCGGGCCGATGCCGCCCAGGAGCCGCTCGGTGAACGCGACCGCATCCGTGATGCGTAGTCGGCCTTCGAAGGTGGCGGTGTGCAGGACGACCGGTTTGGCGCCGTTGTTCTTCTTGCGGAAGGAGCGGCGCGCTCGGGCGGTGATGCGTACCTCGCGGGGCGTTGACGGCTGCTGCTCGTCGTCGGCGGCGTGCAGGCCGAGGGCGGGCGGGTCGGTGTGCGCGAGTGGGATCTCGAATCCCCACTGCTGGGTGCGGGACAGGAACCAGGCGAGTTGCTGGTCGGCCGTGCGGTGGCCGATGCGGAAGGACCGGCGTTTGGTCTCGGCGGCGCGTTCGAGTTGCGTGGCGGTGGGTTTGGTGGGGGTGGAGGTGTTCTGGACGGGGTTGGCGGTGAGGCGGAAAGCGAACTCGCGGCCGACGGCGATCTGACTGAGCAATGGGGCGTAGTCGCGGATGGCGGCGTGTTCGCCGTCGGCGTCGGGCCAGCCGGCCTGTTCGACGAGGTGGCTCCAGTCCGGGCGGGTGGCGGTGAGGACGAACAACATGGGCCTGCGGGGGTCGTCCGCGTCCAGACGCCACAGGATGCGCTGGTCGGTGGGTGCGTCCGGGATGCCGTACATGACGGCGCCGTGCATGGCGTGCGGGCTGGCCAGCAGCACCCGGCTCTTCTCGCGCAGGGGGTTGATTCTGATGCGGGATAGGTAGGTCATGTCGGTGGTCACCAGCCCAGGAGGGCGAAGGGGTCGTGGCTTGACGGGCTGTCCTGAGTGCTGCGGGCGTTGGAGAATCCGGTCGGCAGGGTGATCCAAAGGTGGTGGATGCGGCGGCTGGTGAAGCTGCGCTCGTGAGGGGCGAAGGAGCGCGGGACGTCGGTGGCCGAGTCCTCGCCGTTGGGGTCGTCCACGGTGGCCGGGAGGCGAACTGTGGCGGGGCGGCCGCGGTCGCGGGCGTAGAGCTGTTTGGCGGTGTCGGTGGCCTGCCAGGGCTCGTTTTCCAGTGCCTCGAGTAGAGGTGTTTGGCGGACGGCGAGGAAGAGGGGCTGGGTGGGGACGCAGGAGCGGCGGCCCAGCGCGAGGGGGAAGGCGGGACGTTGGACGGCCTCGGCCAGCGTTTCCACCAGGGCGGTGGGACCGTGCAGAGCGGCGAGGAAGACCGCGTCCTGGAGGTAGAAACGCTGGGTGACGTGCGTGTGCTTGGCGGGTG
This region includes:
- the cas6e gene encoding type I-E CRISPR-associated protein Cas6/Cse3/CasE — encoded protein: MTTDMTYLSRIRINPLREKSRVLLASPHAMHGAVMYGIPDAPTDQRILWRLDADDPRRPMLFVLTATRPDWSHLVEQAGWPDADGEHAAIRDYAPLLSQIAVGREFAFRLTANPVQNTSTPTKPTATQLERAAETKRRSFRIGHRTADQQLAWFLSRTQQWGFEIPLAHTDPPALGLHAADDEQQPSTPREVRITARARRSFRKKNNGAKPVVLHTATFEGRLRITDAVAFTERLLGGIGPAKSYGCGLLTLAPLPGLRQERRWPTSGRRHTLTTCTASPTASPASTSNAATSTATRTPSSSSTNATPSASPPR
- the cas5e gene encoding type I-E CRISPR-associated protein Cas5/CasD — encoded protein: MTTPQATLVLRLAGPLQSWGDRSVFNRRETRPEPTKSGILGLLAAASGRAREEPLDDLLGLHLGVRVDQPGSLLRDYHTVSDYRGRPLPQAGVSAKGVQKPTSPAKHTHVTQRFYLQDAVFLAALHGPTALVETLAEAVQRPAFPLALGRRSCVPTQPLFLAVRQTPLLEALENEPWQATDTAKQLYARDRGRPATVRLPATVDDPNGEDSATDVPRSFAPHERSFTSRRIHHLWITLPTGFSNARSTQDSPSSHDPFALLGW